AGTTATTTCATAATCCAAGCAAAATTTTTATGGTGCCTGTTCTGGATAGGATCTGTCTGTCATAAGCATTACTTTGTGTTGATCCTTAGCTTGAAGCGAAGGGAATAcgaagaattcttacatttcttgTTTCCTTTTGCTGAATTCAGATTGATTTCCTGCAGATACGTAGAAGCTTTAAGGATTCTAACCGCATTATTAAAACCCTAGTGGAAGGAGTCCAACATCTGATTTTCTGAGGTTGACTTATGATCATTATGGATCTGAAGGGTATATCATGGGTTGGTAACGTCTACCAGAAGTTTGAAGCTATGTGCTTGGAGGTTGAAGAAATTATGTACCAGGTATGTTTTTTTTGATAATATGACATTAAGTTGTTTGAAGACTTTTGAAACTTGAAAGGGCTAAGCGTCTATCCCTTAAATCCCCAGTGGGCAGCTAGATGCCATGGCCAGAATGATCAGTGCTTACTTTCTTCTGAAACTACGTTGGTTGCTGCTGAGAGTGTTGTGCTCTCCTTGTGAAGTTGGCTGTCATTGTTTATTGCTTTTTCCAGGAATGATCGTCTGCATTTAGACCCTTATCTTCGTTTATGTGAACCCATTTCTTTTTTTGGCTATTGTCACCATCTAGTTGAATTGGTTAGTTCTATTGGTTCTATTACATCGAGTCCCTGAAGCTAGTTGTCTCATTTGATACCTTATACtgttttcatctttttttttttggacagGACACAGTTAAATATGTTGAAAATCAGGTGCAGACAGTTGGTTCTACAGTGAAAAAATTCTATTCAGATGTAATGCAAGATTTGCTTCCTCCATCTACTGTGGACGCTGCCAAAGATGGAGTCTCTGACTTGCCTCTGGAGCTTTATGCTGATGTTGGGATATATATGAAGCCAAAAGTGGCTATGAAGGAAGACCATGTAAAGATTGATAATATAGAGAAGTTGACTGAGGATCCAAAAATGATCATTGATAACAATGCAGCCCATTCTCCTACTTTCCACAGGCTTAGTCATGTAGATAATCTGTTCCCACTATCTCAATGGGATTCTCCTGGAGTTGCCCCAGGACAATATGGTAAAGGAAGTCTGTCTAATAAATCATATATGGGTACCAAAAAAAGATGTAAGAGGGAGAATATGTCCCTTTATGAGAAATCAGGTGCCATCTCTCCTTTGGATAAAGATTTGATTAGAGCTTCTTCATTCTGCGAACCTTCAAATGAAAATCTAGGAGATTGTGCTGAAGAAGCCGCAAAACGATATGTTGAAGGATGTTTGTCTAATAAATCATATCTTGGGGCCAATAAAAGCTCAAAAAGGGAGTATGTGCCCCCAAGTGAGAAATCAGGAGGCATCACTCCTTTGGATAAAGATTTGACTGGAGGATCTTCTGTCCATAAATTTTCAAATGAAAATCACAAGGCATCTTCTGATCAGAAAGATAAAATTACAAATCTAGGGTCTGTTGAAGTGACAGGGCATGATTCCATAGAAGAAAGTAAAAATAAGATTGAAAATGCAAGTGAACAAATGCCTGATATTAAAACAGATGGATCATCATTTGATATGGTTAATTTAATTGAATCTGGCATGAGTAAAGAAATGGATATGAGACCTTACTCTCAATGCCGCGCATTACAAGAAGCAACTGGTGACTACTTCCTGTTTTCTAATAGTTTTGGCCTATTGTTTTTAATCACATGTGTTGGGCATTCTAAGTTGACTTCTCATTTGGCAGCTGCAGATGTTTGTATGAATGATGAGTTGGTTTCTCTAGAGGAATCCTGTGAAAATGGGAGAGTACAGAGAAGTGAAATTGCGTGTGAGGAGGATTTTGTGTCTAATTCAGGTATGCTTTGTCCTTTCATTTGTGTATTTTAGAACGATTCCTTTTTTCAATTAGAAAAGAGTACACattcatatgtatttgatcttTTTCCTTTTGTGGAACCTTCCAACTTATCAATTTTGCTCATTACAGAATGAAGaagtagtcttttatcaacttatTATGGacaaatttatgaattaattttttGCAGCAGAAAAGTTGTTTCTAGATGTTCTATTATTGCTATATTGCTTACATTTTTGCTTTTGCATCATACTACCAGCTTATTTTTGTGATTATTATTTTCCACAAAACACGCTTAATGTCTTCTTATATGGGTCATGACTTATGAGCCTTCCCATCCAATACTTGGAGCTTTTGGAACAGAGCTCTAATGCTTAGTAAGAGGCTAAGAGCTTGTTTTGGCGTTCAGCTGGAGTCCATGTGTGGGTCTATCTGCTTTTTAGTTTGATAGACTAGTGGACTTTTAGCATGGTTAAGTTAAAGCCTGTTGTATTAGGGCTTATGTGAGAAGGGGTTTTAGAAGTAAGAGGAGCCTCACATCCCTTCAGGAAAGGTTCTTATATGGGCTTATTTGGCTTATGGATCACTTCACCCTATAGCTTAAGTTTTTGGGTTGGAATTTCATCCGATGCCTGATTGTGCTTCGTAGTTTGACATGTATTATCATGCAAAAAATGTTGTAGCATTGCTATTAGctccattttatttattttttggttGCTTGTTCTCTAAAATGTGGTTCTTCAGTTTGATTCTTATTAACTTTAATGTAACTGGAGTTTGGCACCAAGTAAGGATATATCTTCTACTCTTCAAGTAAATCTAGGAAAATTTTACTGCAAAACAGCAAATGTTTAGCTTCTTGCTAAATTCTAAAGCATCCTAtcggataaaattttaaaacaggTTGTTAGAATTGTTAAACATCTAAGTTAGTCAAGAAGCTAACCTTCTGGGTGTACGTGTTTGTAGGTTTGGTTGGGGTTAAGTAGACTAAGGAAGTAGAACTTTATGGGAAGTATAAAAACTCTCTTGTTTTTGCATTATCAAACCAACTTCTTGGATGTAGGTCATTCTAATTCCCTTGTGCTAGGGAAGTAACTTAGAAGAGACTTGGTAAATTGCATTTCCTTAGTTAAGTGCAAGATAATTTaccaatttttcttttaatttgttacattttaaATTACATTATGAGTATTATTGTCTTTTGTTACTTAGGAGCAAATTTACGTATTGGAAAGTTAATTTGTATGGTTCAAAATACTCACTTCTTGGGAAGTATACTTCTCAGGATGTACACTTTTGGGGAACTTACTTCTTGGGAAGTATGATATAAATGTGTTTGGTATACAAATTAACTTACTATGAAGTAGTTTGTTTCTAAATTGTAAAAGATAATAATGcccataaaataatttaaagtgtAACAAATTAAAGGACTAAttgataaatttattacatttaaCTAGGAAAGTGCAACTTACCAAGTCTCACCTAGGTAAATTACTTCCCTTGCGCAAAAGAAGTAGAATGCTCTTATTTATCGCGAAGTTGGGTTAATAATACAAACCAAACAAGTCTCTTTTCTGCACTTCCCAAGAAGTTTTACTTTTTTAGtctacttactcccaaccaaacAAGTTATATCATACTTCTAGGAAGTAAGTTTCCTGAAAGTGTACTTCCCTGGGAGTAGAAGTGTCATTTTGAACCAAATGAGGATTAACATTTGCCAAATGAGGATTAACATTTGCCTCGTGGTGGGTAATCCAAATTTCCTATAGATGCTCAATTTGAAGAGTACAGCGCAGACTATATCGGTGCTCAATCCAACCCAAACCAATATGGCCAATCTTGCCTGGGCCATCTCTGCTCCTACTTCTGGCTATGGCTGAaagcttttttaatttttaattttttattattttgtcgTCTTTGAAATGCTGATGGTCCTTTCATGATATGTGATATGTCCTAGTTAAGCCACAAATTTCTATTTAATAGTAGTAGTTATGTACAATGATTTATTCAATTTTACTTTCTTAATCATTAAATGCCAAAAGAAACTGAAAAAAAGAAAGacgaaaggaaaattttaagctATTATTATTCATTTTGGTGATCTTTGAAATTGATATTCGCTAAACTCATGCAATTCTAAGAGGTCAGGATTATGGACACATTTCTTGGGTTTACCTAATAATAACTGCTtctcatattcgatgtgattgtCAAACTATCTTTTAGGGCTTATTCCTACCGCTTGTATATTTTGCTTGTTGGATATCTTATGGTGATTTTTTCTTTATTATGTTATTGTTGTTACCCAGAAATGCAAATCATTCAACAAGTTGACAAGGCAAAGCTTGAGGAGTCCTGTATTATGGTGAATAGAGATGAACTTCATTTTACTCAAAATGGAGGAAAAAGCAAGTCTTACAAGGTAATCTCCCCTCCTTGCTCCATGTACTCGTTTAAATATCAAATGTAGTAATTGTCTTTTTGGACATTCTTTTTCAGAAGAAGATTCAGGATGTTTTTTCGTCAAGAAAGAAGTTAACAAGGAAGAATGAGCAACTAGCAATATGGCCTGGTGGTGATTCATATCCCAATCAAGAAGAGAGCATCAAGAATTCAATGTCTGGTCTTGACATAAATGATGCCAGAAGATCCCCAACTCCAGATTTCTGTGAATCTGAATGGGAAATTATTTAGGTAcaagtaaataaaatttatttgtagATAACTGCAACGACTTTTGCAGCCTTCCCTTGCTGGTGAGGTGATCCAGGTGCTGTGCCAGATGTTAATAATAGCAGCTAGGGTCTCCACAACCCCATTTGCTTTGGCAGTGAAATTAGGAAAATGGAAAACGTAAAAAAGGATATATAACCATCCGTATTGATGAAAGTTATGAATTAATGATTCACCTTTTGTTTTGAATGTATGCGGACTTAAATTCTATACACTTCTGAAATATGGTGCATTTCTCTCATATCATCTGTTCAGAGTCGCGTGCTTTGAGGATCCTCTTCCCCCTTccccatgcccaaaaataaataaataaataagtaaatataAGTAGTCTCAGCCAATATCTGAATACAACTCTTGCAGGAGTCTGGGTCTAAGCAGTTGAATTAGAACTGTTGTTGAGGAAGTTGCCTCCTCAATTATTGAGACAGAACCAAATGTGAAGTAGTAATGTCTTTTAGGTTGTCTGATACCATGGCTTCGTGCAAAAGGTTGCTCTATGCATCAGGCAGTCAGCGTGAGGCTCTGGTAGTAGTTTATGCTCAGCCATCATTCCTATCAACGGCTTTTCTTGATTTTGGGCAAGCGCATCTTTGATGCTCTGATTGCTGTGATGTTCAGGCTCCTAACTGGGGTCTTCATCCCTCGATTGTGTTTTCCACAATTTCTTGCACTAGCGTTGGGACTTGTTCTGTTGTAACACCAGTTCTCGCTTTGTGTTCCAGTGATATGCTCTGGAAGAAGATGGTTGTTTTCCTTGTGTCAATATTGCGATCAAT
This sequence is a window from Hevea brasiliensis isolate MT/VB/25A 57/8 chromosome 10, ASM3005281v1, whole genome shotgun sequence. Protein-coding genes within it:
- the LOC110653770 gene encoding uncharacterized protein LOC110653770 isoform X2 — protein: MIIMDLKGISWVGNVYQKFEAMCLEVEEIMYQDTVKYVENQVQTVGSTVKKFYSDVMQDLLPPSTVDAAKDGVSDLPLELYADVGIYMKPKVAMKEDHVKIDNIEKLTEDPKMIIDNNAAHSPTFHRLSHVDNLFPLSQWDSPGVAPGQYGKGSLSNKSYMGTKKRCKRENMSLYEKSGAISPLDKDLIRASSFCEPSNENLGDCAEEAAKRYVEGCLSNKSYLGANKSSKREYVPPSEKSGGITPLDKDLTGGSSVHKFSNENHKASSDQKDKITNLGSVEVTGHDSIEESKNKIENASEQMPDIKTDGSSFDMVNLIESGMSKEMDMRPYSQCRALQEATDVCMNDELVSLEESCENGRVQRSEIACEEDFVSNSEMQIIQQVDKAKLEESCIMVNRDELHFTQNGGKSKSYKKKIQDVFSSRKKLTRKNEQLAIWPGGDSYPNQEESIKNSMSGLDINDARRSPTPDFCESEWEII
- the LOC110653770 gene encoding uncharacterized protein LOC110653770 isoform X1, yielding MIIMDLKGISWVGNVYQKFEAMCLEVEEIMYQDTVKYVENQVQTVGSTVKKFYSDVMQDLLPPSTVDAAKDGVSDLPLELYADVGIYMKPKVAMKEDHVKIDNIEKLTEDPKMIIDNNAAHSPTFHRLSHVDNLFPLSQWDSPGVAPGQYGKGSLSNKSYMGTKKRCKRENMSLYEKSGAISPLDKDLIRASSFCEPSNENLGDCAEEAAKRYVEGCLSNKSYLGANKSSKREYVPPSEKSGGITPLDKDLTGGSSVHKFSNENHKASSDQKDKITNLGSVEVTGHDSIEESKNKIENASEQMPDIKTDGSSFDMVNLIESGMSKEMDMRPYSQCRALQEATAADVCMNDELVSLEESCENGRVQRSEIACEEDFVSNSEMQIIQQVDKAKLEESCIMVNRDELHFTQNGGKSKSYKKKIQDVFSSRKKLTRKNEQLAIWPGGDSYPNQEESIKNSMSGLDINDARRSPTPDFCESEWEII